A genomic window from Companilactobacillus alimentarius DSM 20249 includes:
- the parC gene encoding DNA topoisomerase IV subunit A, which translates to MTENSPKIQDISLEKIMGDRFARYSKSIIQERALPDIRDGLKPVQRRILYSMFLDGNTYDKGFRKSAKGVGNVMGNFHPHGDSSIYEAMVRLSQDWKLRAPLIEMHGNNGSMDGDPPAAMRYTEARLSKISMEMLRDINKDTVDEEWNFDDTEKEPKVLPARFPNLLVNGATGISAGYATEIPPHNLAEVIDATIKMIDDPDVTLDELMKIVKGPDFPTGGILQGKQGIKDAYTTGRGRVYIRSKTSIQELRGHKSQIVITEVPYEVNKAQLVKKMDEIRVLKKVEGIAEVRDESDRQGLSIVVELKRDVDANGILNYLFKNTDLQVSYNFNMVAIADMRPQQVGLVQILKEYVKHQKDVVLRRSKFDLNKAKKRLHIVEGLIKALSILDKVIKTIRSSKNKSDAKNNLIKNYQFSDEQAEAIVSLQLYRLTNTDVTELEREDKELNEQIDKFNKIINDHVTLMNVIKKELIEVRDKYSDKRRTKIEAKVAEIEVDTKVMVASEDVRLLVSHDGYVKRSSLRSYQASDPDANGLKNEDYPIADMNVNTLDHLFIFTDKGNLIYRQIFEIEDSRWKDTGSHLSQKVGLDTDESILKVFVFKDLKETGNFLVGTDENYIKQVAFSDLLPGRTYKSRASKYCKLKNDVSRVLAIYYVPNDSQKLIYVFTKHSYASAFPIEEVPVVSGKAMGVKFVSLKDDDSLAGYFLADDENDKIAVLTQRGSYKQMKLSEIPVTSRARRGVLTLRELKRQPHRICLVTNINNSLNLSIITDTNKEIPVDIAIHQNADRYSNGSFIMDPVTDGNPIRFVKKIPEK; encoded by the coding sequence GTGACTGAAAATTCTCCTAAAATTCAAGATATTTCGCTCGAAAAAATCATGGGAGATCGATTTGCGAGATATTCAAAATCAATTATTCAAGAAAGAGCGTTGCCAGATATTCGTGATGGCTTAAAACCAGTTCAACGGAGAATTCTTTATTCAATGTTTTTGGATGGTAATACTTACGACAAAGGCTTTCGGAAGTCAGCCAAGGGTGTCGGTAATGTTATGGGTAATTTTCATCCCCATGGAGATTCCTCCATCTATGAAGCTATGGTTCGTTTGTCTCAAGACTGGAAATTAAGAGCTCCCTTGATTGAAATGCACGGAAATAACGGTTCAATGGATGGGGATCCACCTGCCGCTATGCGTTACACCGAAGCTAGATTAAGCAAAATTTCTATGGAAATGTTACGGGATATCAATAAAGATACCGTTGATGAAGAATGGAATTTCGATGATACTGAAAAGGAACCAAAGGTTCTACCAGCTCGTTTCCCTAATTTATTAGTTAATGGGGCGACAGGTATTTCTGCCGGTTATGCGACTGAGATTCCACCTCATAATTTAGCTGAAGTTATTGATGCAACAATAAAGATGATCGATGATCCTGACGTAACACTTGATGAATTGATGAAGATTGTTAAAGGACCAGACTTTCCTACAGGTGGTATTTTGCAGGGTAAGCAAGGTATTAAGGATGCTTATACGACTGGTCGTGGGCGAGTTTATATTCGTTCTAAGACTTCTATTCAAGAGCTTCGTGGTCATAAATCACAGATTGTTATCACAGAGGTTCCTTATGAAGTCAATAAGGCTCAACTAGTTAAGAAAATGGATGAGATTCGTGTCCTGAAGAAGGTTGAGGGAATTGCCGAAGTTCGTGATGAAAGTGACCGTCAAGGGTTGTCCATCGTCGTTGAATTAAAGCGGGATGTAGACGCTAACGGAATTTTGAATTACTTGTTTAAGAATACCGATTTACAAGTTTCCTATAATTTTAATATGGTTGCCATTGCTGACATGCGTCCTCAACAGGTCGGTTTAGTCCAGATCCTGAAGGAATATGTGAAGCATCAAAAAGACGTCGTTTTACGTCGTAGTAAATTTGATTTGAATAAAGCTAAGAAGCGTTTACATATTGTTGAAGGTTTGATCAAGGCTTTGTCAATTTTAGATAAAGTTATTAAAACAATTCGCTCTAGTAAAAATAAATCTGATGCTAAAAATAATTTGATCAAGAATTATCAATTTAGTGATGAACAAGCAGAGGCCATCGTTTCTTTGCAATTGTATCGTTTGACTAATACTGATGTGACTGAATTAGAGCGTGAAGATAAAGAATTGAATGAACAGATTGACAAATTTAATAAGATCATTAATGATCACGTAACTTTGATGAATGTTATTAAAAAAGAGTTGATCGAAGTGCGTGACAAGTATTCTGATAAGCGTCGAACAAAAATTGAAGCTAAAGTGGCGGAAATTGAAGTTGATACAAAAGTCATGGTTGCTAGTGAAGATGTGAGATTGTTAGTTAGTCATGATGGTTACGTTAAGAGAAGTAGCTTGCGCTCTTATCAAGCCTCTGATCCGGATGCAAATGGTCTGAAAAATGAGGATTATCCAATCGCTGACATGAATGTTAATACTTTGGATCATCTGTTTATTTTTACGGATAAGGGTAATTTGATCTATCGACAAATTTTTGAGATTGAAGATAGTCGTTGGAAGGATACGGGTTCACATCTTTCTCAAAAGGTCGGTTTGGATACTGATGAATCTATCTTGAAAGTATTTGTCTTCAAGGATTTGAAGGAAACTGGAAACTTCTTAGTGGGAACTGATGAAAATTATATTAAACAAGTTGCTTTTAGTGACTTATTGCCAGGACGAACTTATAAGTCCAGAGCTTCTAAATATTGTAAGTTGAAAAATGATGTCTCAAGAGTATTGGCAATTTACTATGTACCAAACGATTCACAGAAATTAATCTATGTATTTACAAAGCATTCTTATGCCTCAGCATTTCCTATCGAAGAAGTGCCAGTAGTCAGCGGTAAAGCTATGGGTGTCAAGTTTGTTAGTTTAAAGGATGATGACAGTTTGGCAGGTTACTTTTTAGCTGATGATGAAAACGATAAGATCGCTGTCTTGACGCAACGAGGCTCGTACAAGCAGATGAAATTATCGGAAATACCAGTTACTAGTCGTGCTCGTCGCGGGGTATTGACTTTGCGTGAATTGAAACGTCAGCCGCATCGAATCTGCTTAGTTACAAATATTAATAACAGTTTGAATTTGTCGATTATAACTGATACCAATAAAGAGATTCCTGTAGATATAGCGATTCATCAGAATGCTGATCGTTATTCTAATGGTTCGTTCATTATGGACCCAGTGACCGATGGTAATCCAATTAGATTTGTGAAAAAAATTCCAGAAAAATAA
- a CDS encoding LysR family transcriptional regulator, giving the protein MLDEKSRRVFSSKALNYFDELTKNMSYTKTAQLLGITQPALTQQIKKIEKVVGAPLFYSVGKKIYLTDSGTLLLKATHQMFNLINNVTDQIQQESSERSGTISIGLLSTAESIVIEDFIVEYNRINPDVVIDLNLLNRKELWDNIQNNRIDLAIMYLPDKSIKSWKLYRSKKIMSDNIMLIHNDKKINKKRSVTYKDATVKPWAAYLKSYYFSELISERYRDALVDFPQVIARFSSTYQLLKFAQESDDVYTILPLSFCIAHQDKFKLYQTPLEPAITSDLSFVYREDKEKIPRFEDFLSEWDNFLDKMSYVDRLKSSR; this is encoded by the coding sequence TTGTTAGATGAGAAATCAAGAAGAGTTTTTAGTTCTAAAGCATTGAATTATTTTGATGAATTAACTAAAAATATGAGCTATACCAAAACAGCTCAATTGTTAGGAATTACTCAGCCTGCTTTGACGCAACAAATCAAAAAGATTGAAAAAGTAGTGGGTGCACCATTGTTTTATAGTGTTGGTAAAAAGATTTATCTGACTGATTCTGGAACCTTGTTACTGAAAGCTACACATCAAATGTTTAATTTGATAAATAACGTTACCGACCAGATTCAACAAGAGTCCTCAGAAAGATCAGGAACGATTAGTATCGGTTTGCTTTCGACAGCAGAATCAATTGTTATTGAAGACTTTATTGTTGAATATAATCGAATCAATCCTGACGTAGTGATTGATTTGAACCTCTTGAACCGTAAAGAGTTATGGGATAATATTCAAAATAATCGGATTGATTTAGCAATTATGTATTTACCCGATAAGAGTATTAAAAGCTGGAAATTGTATCGGTCAAAAAAAATTATGAGCGATAATATTATGTTGATTCATAATGATAAGAAGATTAATAAGAAAAGAAGCGTTACTTATAAAGATGCTACGGTTAAACCATGGGCAGCATATTTAAAGAGTTACTATTTTTCTGAATTGATCAGTGAAAGGTATCGGGATGCTTTAGTAGATTTTCCACAAGTGATTGCTCGCTTTTCATCAACATACCAATTGCTGAAGTTCGCACAAGAATCTGACGATGTTTATACAATTTTACCGTTGAGTTTCTGTATTGCACATCAGGATAAATTTAAACTTTATCAAACACCACTTGAACCAGCTATCACAAGTGATTTATCATTTGTATATCGAGAGGATAAGGAAAAGATTCCTCGCTTTGAAGATTTTCTCAGTGAATGGGATAATTTTCTAGATAAGATGAGTTATGTTGATCGTCTTAAATCTTCAAGATAA
- a CDS encoding manganese-dependent inorganic pyrophosphatase encodes MPKEKELVFGHKNPDTDAVSAAVAYSYLQNQLGYNTEAVALGEPNLETKFVYDHFDAKYPRVISAINGEVKKVMLVDHNERQQSVSDIDDVQITHVVDHHRIANFETKLPLYYRAEPLGCVSTIVWKMYNEEEIEIPTKIAALMASSIISDTLLLKSPTTTDEDRDALKDLSKIAGIDYESYGLEMLKAGTNLDSKSTQELIDMDAKSFDMNGNSVRIAQVNTVDIDDTLKREADFIKDIKAENVDKGYNLFVLLITNILTSDTTGVIIGDDDAIKTFEEALNTKVSDNKASLPGVVSRKKQVVPPLDAKF; translated from the coding sequence ATGCCAAAGGAAAAAGAATTAGTTTTTGGACACAAAAATCCTGATACAGATGCTGTCTCAGCAGCTGTCGCTTATTCATATTTACAAAATCAATTAGGTTACAACACTGAAGCAGTTGCTTTAGGCGAACCTAATCTAGAAACAAAATTTGTTTATGATCATTTTGATGCTAAGTATCCTCGTGTTATTTCAGCTATCAATGGTGAAGTTAAGAAAGTTATGTTAGTTGACCATAATGAAAGACAACAAAGTGTTTCTGACATTGATGATGTTCAAATCACACATGTTGTTGATCATCACCGAATTGCTAACTTTGAAACAAAATTGCCTCTCTATTACCGTGCTGAACCACTAGGCTGCGTAAGTACAATTGTTTGGAAGATGTACAACGAAGAAGAGATTGAAATTCCAACTAAGATTGCCGCTTTGATGGCTTCATCAATCATCTCTGATACTTTGTTATTAAAATCCCCTACAACAACTGATGAAGATCGTGATGCTTTAAAGGATTTGAGTAAGATTGCGGGAATCGACTATGAATCATACGGTCTTGAAATGTTAAAGGCCGGAACTAACTTAGATAGTAAGTCTACTCAAGAATTGATCGACATGGATGCTAAGAGTTTTGATATGAATGGTAACAGTGTCCGTATTGCTCAAGTAAATACTGTTGATATTGATGATACTTTGAAACGTGAAGCTGACTTTATTAAAGATATCAAAGCTGAAAATGTTGACAAGGGTTACAATTTGTTTGTACTTTTGATTACAAATATCCTAACAAGTGATACAACTGGTGTCATTATTGGTGACGATGATGCAATCAAGACTTTTGAAGAGGCCTTGAATACTAAGGTTTCTGATAACAAGGCTAGTTTACCTGGCGTTGTTTCACGTAAGAAACAAGTTGTTCCTCCATTGGATGCTAAGTTTTAA
- the rbsU gene encoding ribose/proton symporter RbsU: protein MNTMNILIGLMPMIGWGVFPVLTGKFGGKPVNQIVGATYGTFLSAVVVSLVMQTPILTGRDFLFTFLSGACWSIAQSLVFYAFTEMGVSRTMPVSTGFQLIGTSLWGVIVLGEWSSVTAKLIGFFSIILIIIGVYLTTYSEKKVSESESNVVKGITLVLIATIGYVGYSAFPQAVTVDGFQAFLPQALGMAVASTAFAFITKSNREAKPYRAKSTYLNLISGVFFAFAALTYLISSRKDVNGLATGFTLSQMNVIIGTLGGIYILHEYKTHKEMIMVVSGLALVVIAGIITAFI from the coding sequence ATGAATACGATGAATATTTTAATTGGCCTTATGCCAATGATTGGATGGGGTGTGTTCCCTGTTTTGACTGGTAAATTCGGAGGGAAGCCGGTTAATCAAATTGTTGGAGCAACTTATGGAACGTTTTTGTCGGCCGTTGTTGTATCGTTAGTCATGCAAACACCCATATTGACAGGAAGGGACTTCTTGTTTACTTTCTTGTCTGGTGCATGTTGGTCAATTGCACAAAGTTTGGTTTTTTATGCGTTTACAGAAATGGGTGTTTCAAGAACCATGCCTGTTTCAACTGGATTCCAATTGATTGGAACATCCCTATGGGGTGTCATCGTCCTAGGTGAATGGTCAAGCGTGACTGCTAAATTAATTGGTTTCTTCTCAATTATTTTGATTATAATTGGTGTGTATTTAACAACCTATAGTGAAAAAAAGGTTTCTGAAAGTGAATCTAACGTTGTTAAAGGTATTACATTAGTTTTGATTGCTACAATTGGTTACGTTGGTTATTCTGCTTTTCCACAAGCCGTGACTGTTGATGGTTTCCAAGCCTTTCTACCACAAGCTTTGGGAATGGCTGTTGCTTCAACTGCCTTTGCTTTTATCACTAAGAGTAATCGTGAAGCTAAGCCCTATCGTGCTAAAAGTACTTATTTAAATTTGATAAGTGGTGTGTTCTTTGCATTTGCGGCTTTGACATATCTGATCTCATCTAGAAAGGATGTAAATGGTTTAGCAACTGGTTTTACTTTGTCACAGATGAACGTAATAATCGGTACTTTAGGTGGAATTTATATTCTGCATGAATATAAAACTCATAAGGAAATGATTATGGTTGTTTCTGGTCTAGCTTTAGTTGTGATTGCTGGAATTATTACCGCCTTTATTTAA
- a CDS encoding LacI family DNA-binding transcriptional regulator has translation MRLNNKTTIRDVANKAGISVTTVSLILNGKGKRFSDMTKKRVHEAQKELDYYPDYYARGMVGQRTNSLGVVIPNIMNPFFASFALSIEQSAIPKGYFPQIFSVNGFKENIDFFIEQFASGTQKGLILSAPGASKEIVDKLSVHNNIPMVLTDQADLNTDDDRVLIDEESAGREIARYLLSLGHRRIAIIIPYKLTMNLVKRFTGYKEAFKEYGLTISDDLVFRTGFGPEGGVEATRKIIKSDATAIIAINDDIAIGVYKGLNLLGKVVPDDYSIVGFDDINMNKYLIPGLTTISQPIDQLGEKAVELLINRIVYPNCDKKIVTLKTKLKIGGSTKKLI, from the coding sequence TTGAGATTGAATAATAAAACAACTATAAGGGATGTTGCTAATAAGGCCGGTATCTCTGTTACTACAGTGTCTTTGATTCTTAATGGTAAAGGTAAGCGTTTCAGTGATATGACAAAGAAGAGGGTCCATGAGGCACAAAAGGAATTAGATTATTATCCTGACTATTATGCTCGTGGCATGGTAGGACAGCGAACTAATTCATTGGGGGTAGTTATTCCCAATATTATGAATCCTTTTTTTGCAAGTTTTGCTTTAAGCATAGAACAATCAGCTATTCCTAAAGGTTATTTTCCACAAATTTTTAGCGTCAATGGGTTTAAGGAGAATATCGATTTCTTTATTGAACAATTTGCTTCGGGAACTCAGAAGGGATTGATTTTATCTGCACCAGGTGCATCTAAAGAAATTGTGGACAAGCTATCCGTCCATAACAATATACCTATGGTTTTGACCGATCAGGCTGATTTAAATACGGATGATGATCGAGTACTAATTGATGAAGAATCAGCTGGTAGGGAAATTGCAAGGTACTTACTTTCACTGGGGCATAGGCGTATAGCAATTATAATTCCTTATAAGTTAACTATGAACTTAGTAAAACGTTTTACTGGATATAAGGAGGCATTTAAAGAATATGGATTAACTATCTCTGATGATCTTGTTTTTAGAACAGGATTCGGACCTGAAGGGGGTGTTGAAGCAACAAGAAAAATTATAAAGAGTGATGCGACGGCCATCATTGCTATTAATGATGATATTGCGATAGGGGTTTACAAAGGATTAAATTTATTAGGTAAGGTTGTTCCAGATGACTATTCAATTGTTGGGTTTGATGATATTAATATGAATAAATACTTAATTCCTGGATTAACAACAATATCGCAACCGATTGATCAATTAGGAGAAAAGGCTGTCGAGTTGTTGATTAATCGTATAGTATATCCAAATTGTGACAAAAAAATAGTTACTTTAAAAACAAAATTGAAAATTGGTGGATCTACTAAGAAGTTAATATAA
- the rbsD gene encoding D-ribose pyranase, protein MKKGMVLNTQVSSVIADMGHFDTLSIGDAGMPVPEGTKKIDLAVQKGLPSFIDVLKNVLSELQIQKVYLAEEIKIQNPDQLANIKKIIDVPIEFISHNDMKKRLGSNKAFIRTGEASPYSNIILESGVTF, encoded by the coding sequence GTGAAAAAAGGTATGGTTCTAAATACACAAGTATCATCAGTAATTGCTGACATGGGTCACTTTGATACACTATCAATAGGTGACGCTGGCATGCCGGTTCCAGAAGGTACCAAAAAAATTGATTTAGCGGTACAAAAGGGGCTACCAAGTTTTATTGATGTATTAAAGAACGTTTTATCGGAATTGCAAATTCAAAAGGTTTATTTGGCGGAAGAAATTAAAATTCAAAATCCAGATCAATTAGCAAATATAAAAAAAATAATTGATGTTCCAATTGAATTTATTTCACATAATGATATGAAGAAACGCCTAGGATCAAATAAAGCTTTTATTCGAACTGGGGAGGCTAGTCCATATTCTAATATTATATTGGAAAGTGGAGTTACGTTTTAA
- a CDS encoding sugar ABC transporter ATP-binding protein, protein MKIEMKNISKSFGTNKVLAGVNFTIRSGEVHALMGENGAGKSTLMNILTGLYGDDGGEIYIDGHKTKFKGPLDAEQHGISFIHQEMNNFLEMSVVDNMFLNKEIKNKFGIMDENKMREKAKFYLDKLGTSIDVNKAIGTLSVGRQQMIEIAKSLMTNAKIIIMDEPTAALTENEIEQLFGVVRELKKQGVGFIYISHRMEEIFKIADKVTVMRDGISINEYATKDVTMKQLVRDMVGREIDDFYPNRQPHFGNVSLEVQHLTENNVFKDVNFQVHEGEILAFSGLMGAGRTEIMRSIFGIDPHNEGKILIDGKEVHIHSPQEAIKHQIGFLTENRKDEGLILNDSLRDNIVLPSINGFVKHGIIDDNAVNDFTNMLLKRLSVKAQSAEVSAKSLSGGNQQKVVLAKWVGSGSRVLILDEPTRGVDVGAKREIYDLMNELTDRNVAIIMISSDLPEVLGMSDKIAVVYEGRITGIIDTKTATQESVMTLATGGSNDGRAN, encoded by the coding sequence ATGAAAATAGAGATGAAAAATATTTCCAAATCTTTTGGTACTAATAAAGTTTTAGCAGGTGTTAACTTCACAATTAGATCAGGAGAGGTCCATGCATTAATGGGAGAGAATGGTGCTGGTAAATCGACATTAATGAATATTCTGACTGGATTATATGGAGATGATGGTGGTGAAATATATATAGATGGGCATAAAACAAAATTTAAAGGACCATTAGATGCTGAGCAACATGGTATATCTTTTATTCATCAAGAAATGAATAATTTTTTGGAAATGTCAGTCGTTGACAATATGTTTTTAAATAAGGAAATTAAGAATAAATTTGGCATTATGGATGAAAATAAAATGCGTGAGAAAGCTAAATTTTATCTTGATAAGTTAGGAACAAGTATTGATGTTAACAAAGCAATTGGAACATTGAGTGTTGGACGTCAGCAAATGATTGAAATTGCTAAATCCTTAATGACAAATGCAAAGATAATCATTATGGATGAACCAACTGCTGCGTTAACTGAAAATGAAATTGAACAATTGTTTGGTGTCGTACGTGAATTGAAAAAGCAAGGGGTTGGATTTATATATATATCTCATCGAATGGAGGAGATATTTAAAATTGCTGATAAAGTTACTGTAATGCGTGATGGTATTTCAATTAATGAATATGCCACTAAGGATGTAACAATGAAACAATTGGTTAGAGATATGGTTGGTAGGGAAATAGATGATTTTTATCCCAATCGTCAACCACATTTTGGGAATGTTTCTCTTGAAGTTCAGCACTTAACAGAGAACAATGTTTTTAAAGACGTTAATTTTCAAGTTCATGAAGGTGAAATACTTGCTTTTTCAGGTCTAATGGGAGCTGGAAGAACTGAAATTATGAGATCAATATTTGGAATTGATCCACATAATGAAGGTAAGATTCTTATTGATGGTAAGGAAGTTCATATACATTCTCCACAAGAGGCTATTAAACATCAAATAGGTTTTCTGACTGAAAATCGTAAGGATGAAGGACTAATTTTAAATGATTCTTTAAGAGATAATATAGTTTTACCGTCAATTAATGGGTTTGTAAAACATGGCATAATTGATGATAATGCAGTAAACGATTTCACAAATATGCTTTTAAAAAGACTCAGTGTTAAAGCGCAAAGTGCAGAAGTTAGTGCAAAAAGCTTGAGTGGTGGAAATCAGCAAAAAGTGGTTTTAGCAAAATGGGTTGGTTCTGGATCGAGAGTGTTGATTTTGGATGAACCAACTCGAGGAGTTGATGTAGGTGCCAAACGTGAAATTTATGATTTGATGAATGAATTAACTGACCGAAATGTAGCAATTATTATGATTTCTAGTGATCTTCCAGAGGTTTTAGGGATGAGTGATAAAATTGCAGTTGTTTATGAAGGAAGAATTACGGGAATTATTGATACTAAAACTGCGACACAGGAATCGGTTATGACTTTGGCGACAGGGGGATCAAATGATGGAAGAGCAAACTAA
- a CDS encoding ABC transporter permease subunit, with protein sequence MEEQTKVTSKNKKNSFDFKKFIGKMGPLVALIILIILVTVLSPGFIQPSNLLNLLRQVSINAVIAFGMTFVILTGGIDLSVGSILALTGAVTASMLASGVSAVVALLIGFLMGGILGFLNGVLIAYGKAAPFIATLATMTIFRGATYVFTNGNPITGAKMNSSFLFQFMGRGYLVGIPVPIFIMAIVYLILYVLLHKTTFGRKTYALGGNEQAAYIAGVKTKFVTMWIYTISGLMAALAGVILTSRLSSAQPDAGTSYEMDAIAAVVLGGTSLAGGKGRIFGTLIGALIIGTLNNGMNLLGISSFYQQIVKGIVILIAVLLDRRSSND encoded by the coding sequence ATGGAAGAGCAAACTAAAGTTACTTCAAAAAATAAAAAAAATAGTTTTGATTTTAAAAAGTTTATTGGTAAGATGGGGCCACTAGTAGCCTTAATAATTTTGATTATTTTGGTTACTGTTCTAAGTCCGGGGTTTATTCAACCAAGTAATCTGTTAAATTTGCTGCGACAAGTTTCGATTAACGCTGTTATTGCCTTTGGAATGACGTTTGTTATTCTAACGGGTGGAATTGATTTGTCGGTTGGCTCCATTTTAGCATTGACAGGTGCGGTTACTGCCTCAATGTTAGCAAGTGGAGTTTCTGCAGTCGTTGCTTTATTAATAGGCTTTTTAATGGGTGGAATTTTGGGATTCTTAAATGGAGTTTTAATTGCCTATGGAAAAGCAGCTCCGTTTATTGCTACTCTAGCTACTATGACGATTTTCCGTGGAGCTACATATGTATTTACTAATGGTAATCCTATTACTGGGGCTAAAATGAATAGTAGCTTTTTGTTCCAATTTATGGGACGTGGCTATTTAGTGGGAATACCTGTACCAATCTTTATTATGGCTATAGTTTATTTAATCTTGTATGTTTTGTTACATAAGACAACATTTGGACGAAAGACGTATGCATTAGGTGGTAATGAACAAGCTGCATATATTGCCGGTGTCAAAACAAAATTTGTTACTATGTGGATTTATACTATTTCTGGTTTAATGGCTGCCTTGGCAGGTGTCATTTTGACATCACGTTTAAGTTCTGCCCAACCTGATGCTGGAACATCATATGAAATGGACGCTATTGCTGCGGTTGTTTTAGGTGGAACATCATTAGCCGGTGGCAAAGGTCGGATTTTTGGAACATTGATTGGTGCTTTAATTATCGGTACATTAAATAATGGAATGAATTTATTAGGTATTTCTAGTTTCTATCAACAAATTGTTAAGGGTATCGTGATTTTGATTGCTGTGCTATTGGATAGACGTTCATCAAATGACTAA
- a CDS encoding D-ribose ABC transporter substrate-binding protein, producing MKKSLKRIILAISISALAFLSLAGCGKSGLDSGNSEDSKVETKKPKDIKVGASLSTLSNPFFVSVKKGINNLAKKNGTKVQISDAQNDTAKQNNDVEDLITKKVDVLIINPVDSSAITPAVKDANEAGIPVITVDRSSDGGKVLSLVASNSTKGGKMAAKFLIDKLGANAKVAELQGIPGASATRERGKGFDKYAKGKLDIVAKQTASFDRAKGLSTTENILQGNSDIVGIFSQNDEMALGAVQAVKATNKNITIVGFDGEEDGIKAVKSGKMSATVAQQPEEMGRLALQAAYNYFDGKTVKKNIESPLKLVTTESLNK from the coding sequence ATGAAAAAATCTTTAAAACGAATTATTTTAGCAATAAGTATTTCTGCATTAGCATTCTTATCATTAGCCGGTTGCGGTAAGTCCGGTCTGGATTCAGGTAATTCAGAAGATTCTAAAGTTGAAACCAAAAAGCCCAAGGATATAAAAGTTGGAGCCTCACTTTCAACTTTATCTAATCCATTCTTTGTTTCCGTGAAGAAAGGAATTAACAATTTAGCTAAAAAAAATGGTACTAAAGTCCAGATTTCAGATGCTCAGAATGATACTGCCAAACAAAATAATGATGTTGAAGACTTAATAACCAAGAAAGTCGATGTTTTGATTATAAACCCAGTTGATTCATCGGCAATTACTCCTGCAGTTAAGGATGCAAACGAGGCTGGTATTCCTGTAATAACCGTGGATCGATCAAGTGATGGTGGGAAAGTATTATCCCTTGTAGCTTCTAATTCTACTAAAGGTGGAAAAATGGCTGCTAAATTCTTAATCGATAAATTGGGTGCTAATGCTAAAGTTGCTGAATTGCAAGGTATTCCAGGAGCATCAGCTACTCGTGAACGTGGTAAGGGATTTGATAAATACGCTAAAGGTAAACTTGATATTGTCGCCAAACAAACTGCTAGTTTCGATCGTGCTAAGGGATTGAGTACAACTGAGAACATTCTTCAAGGAAATTCTGATATTGTTGGAATTTTTTCACAAAATGATGAAATGGCCCTTGGAGCTGTTCAGGCAGTGAAAGCGACAAACAAAAATATTACTATCGTAGGATTTGATGGCGAGGAAGATGGAATTAAGGCTGTTAAATCTGGCAAGATGTCTGCAACTGTCGCTCAGCAACCGGAAGAAATGGGTAGGTTAGCATTACAAGCCGCATATAATTATTTTGATGGTAAAACTGTTAAGAAAAATATTGAATCACCATTGAAATTAGTTACAACTGAAAGTTTAAATAAATAA